Proteins from a single region of Gossypium arboreum isolate Shixiya-1 chromosome 1, ASM2569848v2, whole genome shotgun sequence:
- the LOC108482128 gene encoding zinc transporter 1, translating into MAHFQLFSLKILQIFSLLLILLYPATVSCDCTCDKEDIQQNKAEALRYKLGAIAAILVAGAIGVSLPLLGTRIPALRPENDIFFMIKAFAAGVILATGFVHILPDAFESLTSPCLKESSPWGKFPFSGFIAMMSAIGTLMIDAFATGYYERQHQSKHKHVNAADEEHAGHVHVHTHATHGHAHGSASPSQELVLPELIRQRIISQVLEVGIVVHSVVIGISLGVSQSPDTIRPLVAALSFHQFFEGMGLGGCISQAQFKSVSVAIMGTFFSLTTPLGIAIGIGISSFYRDNSPTGLIVDGVFNSASAGILIYMALVDLLAADFMNPRLQSNVRLQIGVNLSLLLGTACMSVLAKWA; encoded by the exons ATGGCTCATTTTCAGcttttttcattaaaaatcttgcagattttttctcttcttctcatCCTCCTTTACCCTGCAACAGTCTCTTGCGATTGTACTTGTGATAAGGAGGACATCCAACAAAATAAAGCCGAAGCACTCAGATATAAACTAGGTGCCATTGCTGCCATTCTTGTTGCCGGGGCTATTGGAGTTAGCCTCCCATTGTTGGGGACACGAATTCCTGCGTTAAGGCCCGAAAATGACATATTCTTCATGATCAAGGCTTTTGCTGCCGGTGTTATCCTTGCAACGGGGTTCGTTCACATCCTCCCGGATGCTTTTGAAAGCCTAACTTCACCATGCCTTAAAGAAAGTAGTCCATGGGGGAAATTCCCTTTCTCTGGTTTCATTGCCATGATGTCAGCGATAGGGACATTAATGATCGATGCATTTGCGACAGGGTATTATGAGAGACAACATCAAAGTAAGCATAAGCATGTTAATGCTGCAGATGAAGAACATGCAGGTCATGTACATGTTCATACACATGCCACACACGGTCATGCTCATGGCTCTGCTTCCCCATCTCAGGAGTTGGTTTTACCAGAGCTTATCCGTCAACGTATCATATCCCAA GTGTTGGAGGTGGGAATTGTGGTTCATTCCGTGGTGATTGGGATATCTTTAGGTGTTTCTCAAAGTCCTGACACAATAAGGCCACTGGTAGCAGCCTTGTCTTTCCATCAGTTTTTTGAAGGAATGGGTCTTGGTGGTTGCATATCTCAG gCACAATTCAAGTCAGTGTCGGTGGCAATCATGGGAACCTTTTTCTCCTTGACAACCCCTCTGGGGATTGCAATAGGTATAGGAATTTCAAGTTTCTACAGAGACAACTCCCCAACAGGGCTTATAGTGGACGGAGTTTTCAATTCAGCTTCAGCTGGGATATTGATATACATGGCTCTTGTTGACCTGCTTGCTGCGGATTTCATGAACCCAAGGTTGCAATCCAATGTTAGGCTTCAAATTGGAGTTAATCTTTCCCTTCTCCTCGGGACTGCTTGCATGTCTGTTTTGGCCAAATGGGCTTAA